In a single window of the Acinetobacter sp. CS-2 genome:
- a CDS encoding phage tail protein, translated as MAKQVINQGTAPTGAGGDTFRTGSAKLQANDNELYNYLGDGTNLNKLGTAAFKNTGTQAGNVMGVGAFGLGGNAIQNSFNGEAGGSFLCNASAIDQFLGRYSAGVNIPYVSQSFGFQIGVIDLDTSPSVVYRFKKDNSYTAVQKLYGQYNTTVDSNGFIKAASPIVKLFSEKIELNDEAQKQEIVFEKLGTGNYLIKGSTGFAQEGWYIETPKDANGNVLFSVIYKTLENGDISVKTYKKKFDFETVSIVTDLENPIDITENRWIDLRLQELPQPEIEIPEPIAPPDFQPTGLAEAVATVMESYNDTEQ; from the coding sequence ATGGCTAAGCAAGTTATTAATCAAGGCACAGCACCTACTGGCGCAGGTGGTGATACTTTTCGAACAGGCTCGGCAAAACTGCAAGCAAATGACAATGAGCTGTATAACTATCTTGGCGATGGAACTAATTTAAATAAACTGGGTACTGCTGCTTTTAAAAACACAGGTACTCAAGCGGGCAATGTGATGGGGGTTGGGGCGTTTGGGTTGGGTGGGAATGCAATTCAAAACAGTTTTAATGGTGAAGCGGGTGGTTCATTTTTATGTAATGCATCCGCTATAGATCAATTTTTGGGCAGATACTCAGCGGGAGTAAATATTCCTTATGTATCGCAGAGTTTTGGTTTTCAGATTGGGGTTATTGATCTTGATACTAGTCCTTCTGTTGTATATAGATTTAAGAAAGACAACTCTTATACGGCAGTACAAAAATTATATGGGCAATACAATACCACTGTCGATTCAAACGGTTTCATTAAAGCAGCCTCTCCAATTGTTAAACTGTTTTCTGAAAAAATCGAGCTGAATGATGAAGCTCAAAAACAAGAAATTGTTTTTGAAAAACTCGGCACAGGTAATTATTTAATTAAGGGCTCGACAGGTTTTGCGCAAGAAGGTTGGTATATCGAAACCCCGAAAGATGCAAACGGCAACGTTTTATTTTCAGTGATTTACAAAACACTTGAGAATGGTGATATTTCAGTAAAAACATATAAGAAAAAGTTTGATTTTGAAACTGTCTCTATTGTTACTGATTTGGAAAATCCAATTGATATTACTGAAAATCGTTGGATTGACTTACGATTGCAAGAGTTGCCACAACCTGAAATCGAAATCCCTGAACCAATTGCACCACCTGACTTTCAACCCACTGGTTTGGCTGAAGCGGTTGCTACAGTAATGGAGTCATACAATGACACTGAACAGTGA
- a CDS encoding phage minor tail protein L gives MTLNSDFQKLYVDGLITLFELDARTLGAGILRFHGHISYEDWERIYSYIGSDGLLGDTAQLIGEVFESAESKTWYRNIIWQGETFEPMALEVSGLEMRSDGKASAPTLSMENNIGGIQGAVSIYCLQFGDFAGAKLKVITTLAKYLDAENFSSGNATANPSEKREQIWFIEQKTSENSQQVTFELSNPVDFEGLKIPTRQISNYCNWEYRSEECGYIGSAMFTEKDEPTDNPALDRCNYRTSGCRCRENELHFGGFPASSMV, from the coding sequence ATGACACTGAACAGTGATTTTCAGAAACTCTATGTAGATGGTCTGATCACGCTGTTTGAACTGGATGCTCGTACTTTAGGTGCGGGCATTTTACGTTTTCATGGTCATATCTCTTATGAAGATTGGGAGCGTATTTACAGCTATATCGGATCAGACGGGTTGCTCGGGGATACAGCTCAATTAATTGGTGAAGTGTTTGAAAGTGCTGAATCAAAAACATGGTATCGCAACATCATTTGGCAAGGTGAAACTTTCGAGCCGATGGCGCTTGAAGTGTCGGGTCTTGAGATGCGCTCAGATGGTAAAGCTTCAGCGCCAACTTTAAGCATGGAGAACAATATTGGCGGCATTCAAGGCGCTGTGTCTATTTACTGCTTACAGTTTGGCGACTTTGCAGGAGCAAAACTCAAAGTCATTACCACGCTGGCTAAATATCTGGATGCTGAAAACTTTAGTTCTGGCAATGCCACAGCTAATCCAAGCGAGAAGCGGGAGCAAATTTGGTTCATTGAGCAAAAGACTTCTGAAAATTCTCAGCAAGTGACGTTTGAACTTTCTAATCCAGTGGATTTTGAAGGGCTAAAAATACCAACGCGACAAATCTCAAATTACTGCAATTGGGAATATCGAAGTGAAGAATGTGGCTACATCGGATCTGCAATGTTTACTGAAAAAGACGAACCGACAGACAACCCTGCTTTAGATCGATGTAACTACAGAACGTCAGGCTGTCGTTGTCGAGAGAATGAGCTTCATTTTGGTGGATTCCCTGCATCCTCAATGGTGTAA
- a CDS encoding C40 family peptidase yields MKLTAKLKKAIQAHAAEVYPDECCGVIVNKTYIPCRNISDNKDQFEIHHEDLAHAEDQGEIQAYVHSHPNATTRASDLDLLQIELHEKPWVICAWPEVDFQVYKPCGYKAPLIGRDYHHGYQDCYSIIRDFYNRELGIQLIDFERKDDWWSDKNHKSLYLENLDEAGFYEVKEPQYGDMLVCNVGRTEHPNHAVIWLGDQWQLKSEESTSCFGGPLILHHPYGRKSVREIFGQQWQERVVKIVRHKNA; encoded by the coding sequence ATGAAACTAACCGCAAAACTTAAAAAAGCAATCCAGGCGCATGCTGCTGAAGTTTATCCAGATGAATGCTGCGGTGTGATTGTGAATAAGACATATATTCCATGTCGCAATATTTCAGACAATAAAGATCAGTTTGAAATTCATCATGAAGACTTGGCGCATGCTGAAGATCAAGGTGAGATTCAAGCCTATGTACATTCACATCCCAATGCTACAACACGTGCTTCGGATTTAGATTTACTGCAAATTGAACTTCATGAAAAGCCTTGGGTAATTTGTGCTTGGCCTGAAGTAGATTTCCAAGTCTATAAACCATGTGGCTATAAAGCGCCACTCATTGGCCGTGATTACCACCATGGATACCAAGATTGCTATTCAATAATTCGTGATTTTTATAATCGTGAGTTGGGTATTCAGTTGATTGATTTCGAGCGTAAAGATGATTGGTGGAGTGATAAAAACCACAAATCCCTTTATTTGGAAAATTTAGATGAAGCTGGATTTTATGAAGTCAAAGAACCTCAGTATGGTGACATGTTGGTGTGTAATGTTGGTCGCACAGAACACCCGAATCATGCTGTGATTTGGCTGGGTGATCAGTGGCAATTAAAGTCAGAAGAAAGCACAAGTTGTTTTGGTGGACCATTAATCCTACATCACCCGTATGGCCGTAAATCTGTTCGTGAAATCTTTGGTCAGCAATGGCAAGAGCGTGTTGTCAAAATTGTGAGGCATAAGAATGCTTAA
- a CDS encoding tail assembly protein, which produces MLKTIKLYGVLGKKFGKEFHLAVESTREAVKALSIQVPGFEQFMLTAHEQGLAFAVFQDDENISEDQIDFETGAKVIKIVPKVIGAGGNGVLQTILGAVLVVVGVLVAIGTLGGGAPLGAALIGAGIGMMVGGIAQMMMPKMDEGDQNQDGNRANKGFGGAVTTIAQGNPVPILYGQREVGGFIINAGQFAVDTFSSADAGFTGGGSSGGKK; this is translated from the coding sequence ATGCTTAAAACGATCAAATTATATGGCGTACTAGGAAAGAAGTTTGGTAAAGAATTTCATCTAGCTGTTGAAAGCACCCGCGAGGCTGTAAAAGCGCTATCAATACAAGTGCCCGGCTTTGAGCAATTCATGCTAACAGCTCATGAGCAAGGTCTTGCCTTTGCTGTCTTTCAAGATGATGAAAATATCAGTGAGGATCAGATCGACTTTGAGACTGGTGCCAAAGTTATCAAGATCGTACCTAAAGTCATCGGCGCGGGTGGCAATGGAGTGTTGCAAACAATTCTGGGTGCTGTTTTGGTGGTAGTTGGTGTTCTTGTTGCCATTGGTACTCTTGGTGGTGGTGCACCTTTAGGCGCGGCTTTAATTGGTGCCGGTATCGGAATGATGGTCGGTGGTATTGCTCAAATGATGATGCCAAAGATGGACGAGGGAGATCAAAACCAAGATGGAAACAGGGCTAATAAGGGCTTTGGTGGTGCAGTTACAACGATCGCACAAGGAAATCCAGTTCCGATTCTTTATGGTCAGCGTGAAGTCGGTGGATTCATTATAAACGCTGGTCAATTTGCAGTAGATACTTTTAGCTCTGCGGATGCTGGTTTTACAGGTGGCGGCAGCAGCGGTGGAAAGAAATAA